The proteins below are encoded in one region of Planctopirus limnophila DSM 3776:
- a CDS encoding AAA family ATPase: MHFSQQLVEHIQAAFSGLWIQSPETDEVERQLRALAQEHHWQLAAWDLSQGFLSLSESAEGLSAGPAAPDRISDPLSALQHFLERPTTADFTAELLVLPNFHRFLQNPEIIQQLIRGLRLGKQLRKFLVILAPVVQLPPELQRQFVVLEFPLPQADELGEIARELVADAPSLIPTGPTWQQLLDAAAGLTRSEAENAFSLSLVRHGTFQPDVIWELKSQTLRQQSLLRLHRGRESFAALGGLQALKQFCRQALRPQSGTQRVTARGILLLSPPGCGKSAFCRALGQETGRPVLTLDLGAVLGGIVGETERNIRQALQVVDAMAPCVLFVDELEKGLSGVGGTGDAGVATRLFGTLLTWLSDHTSDVFFVGTANSIQQLPPEFTRAERLDGVFFVDLPAPPQRQEIWSLYRQEYDIAASEPIPADTGWTGAEIKSCCRLSALLGISLTDAARQVVPVSRTSAEAIEHLRQWASGRCLSADVPGLFTHTSNSTSRRKVTPSTN, encoded by the coding sequence ATGCACTTTTCTCAGCAACTCGTCGAACACATTCAGGCCGCTTTCAGTGGCCTGTGGATTCAATCGCCTGAAACCGATGAAGTCGAACGGCAACTGCGTGCTCTCGCTCAGGAGCACCACTGGCAGTTGGCGGCCTGGGATCTCTCTCAAGGCTTTCTCTCCCTCTCTGAGTCCGCAGAAGGTCTCTCCGCAGGTCCTGCAGCCCCGGACAGAATTTCCGATCCTCTCTCGGCTCTCCAACACTTTCTGGAACGACCAACCACCGCTGATTTCACGGCCGAACTGCTGGTCTTACCCAACTTTCATCGTTTCCTGCAAAACCCGGAAATCATTCAGCAGCTCATCCGGGGGCTGCGACTGGGCAAACAACTCCGCAAGTTCCTGGTGATCCTCGCTCCTGTTGTCCAGTTACCTCCCGAACTGCAGCGGCAATTTGTGGTGCTGGAGTTTCCACTCCCGCAAGCTGACGAACTGGGAGAGATCGCGCGGGAACTCGTGGCCGATGCCCCTTCACTGATTCCCACGGGCCCCACCTGGCAACAGCTCCTCGATGCCGCTGCCGGACTGACTCGCAGTGAAGCGGAAAATGCCTTTTCCCTTTCCCTGGTAAGGCATGGAACATTCCAACCGGACGTTATCTGGGAACTCAAGTCTCAGACGTTGCGGCAACAGAGTCTTTTGCGACTGCATCGTGGCCGCGAATCGTTCGCCGCTCTGGGAGGTCTTCAGGCTCTCAAACAGTTCTGTCGCCAGGCACTCCGTCCCCAGTCAGGAACTCAGCGGGTCACGGCCCGGGGAATTCTCCTACTCTCACCACCAGGTTGCGGCAAAAGTGCCTTTTGCCGCGCTCTGGGTCAAGAAACCGGACGCCCTGTTCTGACACTCGATCTGGGAGCCGTCCTGGGAGGGATTGTGGGGGAGACCGAACGGAATATCCGCCAGGCTCTGCAGGTTGTTGATGCCATGGCCCCTTGTGTGCTCTTTGTCGATGAACTGGAGAAAGGACTCTCGGGGGTCGGGGGCACTGGCGATGCCGGAGTGGCGACCCGCCTCTTTGGCACACTGCTGACGTGGCTTTCCGATCACACGAGTGATGTCTTCTTCGTCGGGACTGCCAACAGCATTCAGCAGTTGCCTCCCGAATTCACCCGTGCGGAACGACTCGATGGGGTCTTCTTCGTCGATCTCCCGGCTCCTCCCCAGCGTCAGGAAATCTGGTCGCTCTACCGGCAAGAGTATGACATTGCTGCCAGTGAACCGATTCCCGCTGACACGGGCTGGACAGGGGCCGAAATCAAATCGTGCTGCCGACTCTCCGCCCTCTTGGGAATTTCCCTGACCGATGCGGCCCGACAAGTCGTCCCCGTTTCGCGGACTTCTGCGGAAGCCATTGAGCATTTGCGGCAATGGGCCAGTGGACGCTGCCTCTCGGCCGATGTCCCCGGCCTCTTTACCCACACCTCCAACTCAACGTCCCGCCGGAAGGTGACTCCCTCGACCAACTGA
- a CDS encoding DUF2997 domain-containing protein, protein MSLTIEIRVDPTGKVQVQAQGFTGSTCRHATAGLIQALGLPLQEQLQPEYYQPSSTSQNTPMTHQSHAPFPEH, encoded by the coding sequence ATGTCACTGACCATCGAAATTCGAGTTGATCCCACCGGAAAGGTGCAGGTGCAGGCCCAGGGATTCACTGGGAGCACCTGCCGTCACGCCACAGCGGGCCTGATTCAGGCACTAGGTCTGCCACTCCAGGAACAACTCCAGCCCGAGTACTATCAACCTTCGTCGACGTCACAAAACACACCGATGACCCATCAATCGCACGCACCATTTCCCGAACACTGA